One Vibrio sp. 16 genomic window carries:
- the xerC gene encoding tyrosine recombinase XerC — translation MSESATPLPNGLQKPLERFYEYLRSEKGLSLHTQRNYKQQLETMAQHLVQLGLKDWSQVDSAWVRQLASKGMRDGMKASSLATRLSSLRSFFDFLILRGEMSANPAKGVSAPRKKRPLPKNLDVDEVGQLLEVNEDDPLSIRDRAMMEMMYGAGLRLAELVSINVKDVSFFSGEIRVVGKGDKERKVPFSGMASEWVGKWMKVRGTLAKSDEPALFVSKLGVRISHRNVQKRMAEWGQKQAVASHISPHKLRHSFATHVLESSNNLRAVQELLGHENISTTQIYTHLDFQHLAEVYDQAHPRAKKRSNKE, via the coding sequence ATGAGCGAATCAGCAACACCTCTTCCTAATGGTCTACAAAAGCCCCTTGAACGCTTCTACGAATATCTACGAAGTGAGAAGGGGTTAAGTCTCCACACTCAACGCAACTACAAGCAGCAACTTGAAACCATGGCGCAGCACCTCGTACAACTTGGTCTGAAAGATTGGTCTCAAGTTGACTCTGCGTGGGTAAGACAGTTGGCGAGTAAAGGCATGCGTGATGGCATGAAGGCGAGCAGCTTAGCGACTCGACTCTCTTCTTTACGCAGTTTTTTCGATTTTCTTATTTTGCGTGGAGAGATGAGCGCGAATCCCGCCAAAGGCGTGTCTGCTCCGCGCAAGAAGCGCCCATTGCCAAAAAACCTCGATGTTGATGAGGTAGGGCAACTACTCGAAGTAAACGAAGATGATCCGTTGTCGATTCGCGATCGCGCCATGATGGAAATGATGTATGGAGCAGGCCTTCGTCTGGCGGAGCTCGTGAGCATCAATGTGAAAGACGTCAGTTTTTTCTCCGGTGAAATTCGTGTCGTTGGTAAGGGCGACAAAGAACGTAAAGTGCCTTTTTCTGGCATGGCGTCTGAGTGGGTCGGCAAGTGGATGAAAGTGCGTGGAACCTTGGCAAAATCCGATGAGCCCGCGCTGTTTGTGTCTAAACTCGGTGTGCGTATTTCTCATCGTAATGTTCAAAAGCGGATGGCAGAGTGGGGACAAAAGCAGGCAGTCGCCAGTCACATCAGTCCACATAAACTGCGCCACTCTTTCGCAACCCATGTTTTGGAGTCGAGCAACAACCTGAGGGCCGTCCAAGAGCTTTTAGGACATGAGAATATCTCGACGACGCAAATCTACACCCACCTAGATTTTCAACATCTAGCAGAAGTGTACGATCAAGCCCATCCACGAGCGAAAAAACGGAGCAACAAGGAATGA